In Kushneria marisflavi, the following are encoded in one genomic region:
- the rpe gene encoding ribulose-phosphate 3-epimerase encodes MQQPFRIAPSILSADFARLGQEVDDVLASGADMIHFDVMDNHYVPNLSFGPAVCHALRNYGVTAEIDVHLMVSPVDDLIRAFLDAGANHITFHPEASLHVDRSLQLILDGGATAGLALNPATPLSTLDHVLDKLSMLLVMTVNPGFGGQSFIPAMMDKLRLARAMIDATGKPIRLEVDGGINADNIGEIARAGADTFVSGSSIFAKRSDNDPNRYDSILRAFREPLDGLSD; translated from the coding sequence GTGCAACAACCCTTCAGGATCGCACCTTCCATTCTGTCTGCAGACTTCGCCCGTCTGGGACAGGAGGTGGATGATGTGCTGGCCAGCGGCGCCGACATGATTCATTTCGACGTCATGGACAACCACTATGTTCCCAACCTGAGCTTTGGGCCGGCGGTCTGTCATGCCCTGCGCAATTACGGCGTGACCGCCGAGATCGATGTCCACCTGATGGTATCCCCGGTCGATGATCTGATCCGCGCCTTTCTGGATGCCGGTGCCAACCACATCACCTTTCACCCGGAAGCCAGCCTGCACGTCGACCGCTCCCTGCAGCTGATTCTTGATGGTGGCGCCACCGCAGGTCTTGCGCTCAATCCAGCGACCCCGCTTTCAACGCTTGACCATGTGCTCGACAAGCTGTCGATGCTGCTGGTCATGACGGTCAATCCGGGCTTTGGTGGGCAATCCTTCATTCCGGCCATGATGGACAAGCTGCGTCTGGCGCGCGCCATGATCGACGCCACCGGCAAGCCCATTCGTCTGGAAGTCGATGGCGGCATCAACGCCGACAACATCGGCGAGATTGCTCGCGCCGGTGCGGATACCTTTGTCTCCGGCTCTTCCATCTTCGCCAAACGCAGTGACAACGACCCGAATCGCTACGACTCGATCCTGCGCGCCTTCAGGGAACCGCTGGATGGCCTGTCAGACTGA